A window of Fictibacillus halophilus contains these coding sequences:
- a CDS encoding potassium channel family protein, producing MKKQFAVIGLGRFGGSICREFATMGYDVLAIDKDMERVNEFATIATQAVQANSTDENVMKSLGIRNFNHVIVSIGEDIQSSILTTLLLKEAGVQKVWVKAQNDYHHKVLEKLGADRIIHPERDMALRVAQLISSEKIIDFIELSHEHSIVEIGVTDKLVNKTLTDLDVRARYGCNIVAIKRGDEILVSPIADVSLQYGDILVVIGRNEDLNRFEDEEV from the coding sequence ATGAAAAAACAGTTTGCAGTTATTGGGCTAGGACGTTTTGGAGGCAGTATCTGTAGAGAATTTGCCACGATGGGATATGATGTTTTAGCTATAGATAAAGACATGGAAAGAGTAAACGAGTTTGCAACAATAGCTACTCAAGCCGTTCAAGCGAACTCAACCGATGAAAACGTCATGAAGTCTTTAGGGATTCGAAATTTTAACCACGTCATCGTATCAATTGGAGAAGACATTCAATCAAGTATCTTAACGACTTTACTTCTAAAAGAAGCAGGTGTTCAAAAGGTATGGGTTAAAGCACAGAATGATTATCATCATAAAGTGTTGGAAAAGCTAGGAGCAGACCGGATTATTCACCCAGAGCGTGATATGGCGCTTCGCGTTGCTCAACTCATTTCTTCTGAAAAGATTATTGATTTTATTGAGCTCTCGCATGAACACAGTATTGTAGAGATAGGTGTAACGGATAAGCTTGTTAACAAGACGTTAACAGACCTTGATGTTCGGGCACGTTATGGATGTAATATTGTCGCAATCAAACGTGGAGATGAGATACTCGTTTCACCTATTGCTGACGTATCACTTCAATATGGGGATATACTTGTCGTGATCGGCCGTAACGAAGATCTAAATCGCTTTGAGGATGAGGAAGTGTAA
- a CDS encoding TrkH family potassium uptake protein, producing the protein MALHVKKHKRFLHNPIKLSPPQFLATLFLFLIFVGMCLLKLPIAHEESLSWVDAFFIATSAATVTGLATVDPGSTFTLFGEVVILFLIQVGGLGVMSFASLVVIMMGRKISIKQRVLMQEALNQPSIGGVIRLVRNLFIFSISIQIVAIFFLSLRLVPDLGVSKGIYYSIFHVISAYNNAGFSLWSDGLMGYVGDPMMNIVISFLIITGGIGFTVLVDIWVSKRWKTLSLHSRVMLLSTLIINIVAILFFYLFEFNNPKTIGMLSGAEQFWASYFQGISPRTAGFNSIDMTAINPGTSLLMILLMFVGAGSTSTGGGIKLTTFVVIIFTVAAFLKGKEDTVVMKRTIRNAVVYRALAITTISILFIFAALFIITFVQKDTSFMVIVFEVVSAFGTVGLSMGLTPDLTVIGKIVICVVMVFGKLGPLTLAFSLAKQTRDNIRYPDGEVFTG; encoded by the coding sequence TTGGCACTACATGTAAAAAAGCATAAACGTTTTTTGCACAATCCAATTAAGCTAAGTCCTCCACAATTTTTAGCAACGTTATTCTTATTTCTAATTTTTGTAGGTATGTGTTTATTGAAACTGCCCATTGCTCATGAAGAGTCATTGTCTTGGGTAGATGCTTTTTTTATTGCAACTTCAGCAGCAACAGTAACAGGCTTGGCTACAGTTGATCCTGGCTCAACGTTTACTCTATTTGGTGAGGTTGTCATTTTATTTTTAATCCAAGTAGGCGGACTTGGTGTAATGTCTTTTGCGTCATTAGTGGTTATCATGATGGGAAGAAAAATCTCCATCAAACAACGTGTTTTAATGCAAGAAGCATTGAACCAACCATCAATTGGTGGAGTAATAAGATTGGTTCGTAATCTTTTTATTTTTTCTATAAGCATTCAAATCGTTGCTATTTTCTTTCTGTCATTAAGGCTAGTACCAGACTTAGGTGTAAGTAAAGGAATCTACTATAGTATATTTCACGTTATATCTGCCTACAACAATGCAGGATTCTCGCTTTGGTCTGACGGATTAATGGGTTATGTAGGGGACCCGATGATGAACATTGTAATATCATTTCTGATTATTACGGGTGGGATTGGCTTTACAGTTTTAGTGGATATATGGGTCAGTAAAAGGTGGAAAACTCTATCTTTGCACTCAAGAGTGATGTTGTTATCTACCCTGATAATAAATATTGTTGCGATTCTGTTTTTCTATCTGTTTGAGTTCAACAATCCTAAGACGATCGGAATGCTCTCTGGAGCTGAGCAATTTTGGGCTTCCTATTTCCAAGGAATCTCACCAAGAACAGCAGGATTCAACTCGATTGATATGACAGCAATAAATCCGGGCACGTCTTTGTTAATGATACTCCTGATGTTTGTTGGAGCGGGGAGCACATCCACTGGTGGGGGGATCAAGCTCACAACTTTTGTTGTAATCATCTTTACCGTAGCAGCTTTCTTGAAAGGGAAAGAAGATACAGTCGTAATGAAACGCACAATCCGAAACGCCGTGGTATACAGAGCTCTTGCTATAACAACCATTTCAATATTGTTTATATTTGCAGCATTGTTTATAATCACTTTTGTTCAAAAAGATACATCATTTATGGTGATCGTGTTTGAAGTTGTTTCGGCGTTTGGTACGGTTGGACTGAGTATGGGGCTAACCCCGGATCTCACAGTGATCGGGAAAATCGTGATTTGTGTGGTAATGGTTTTCGGTAAATTAGGGCCACTGACGTTAGCGTTTAGTTTGGCAAAACAAACAAGAGATAATATTAGGTATCCAGACGGTGAAGTGTTCACCGGATAA
- a CDS encoding GerAB/ArcD/ProY family transporter yields the protein MQKIKEAFLVSPFLVFFLVHSEQVGVGVLGYQRIIAKYAGYDSWISVIIAAVFVHILIWMIYYVLDNGDGDIVTTHKSLFGGFIGNLFNLFLLLYFLLWSITVLRTYIEVIQVWMFPTLSTWKIAAVFLLLTYYVVSSGFRTVAGICFLGVVIPLGLIVLLVYPLEFTHFSNLLPVFDENIRDYLSATKNMMLSYLGFETLLVFYPFIKNAKRSQKFAHHANLFTFMMYLLVTLFSFAFFSQEQLSRNIWATLSMVKIVQVSFVERFDFVFVSMWCLVILPNITLAIWCSSRIGKLMLNIRQHITLIILLAITLAACYYLDTRLKINMLNNYTNKIGFYLAISYIPLLFVMTFIKKRFKKNNKEQASPTT from the coding sequence ATGCAAAAAATTAAAGAAGCTTTTCTCGTTTCTCCCTTTCTTGTCTTTTTCCTCGTCCATTCTGAACAAGTCGGGGTAGGGGTTCTTGGGTATCAACGCATCATTGCTAAATACGCAGGCTATGATTCTTGGATATCAGTTATCATAGCGGCCGTTTTCGTACATATTCTCATATGGATGATCTATTATGTGCTTGATAACGGGGATGGGGATATCGTGACAACACATAAATCATTGTTTGGCGGGTTTATTGGAAATCTATTCAACCTGTTTTTACTTTTATATTTTCTGCTCTGGTCGATTACTGTGTTAAGAACATATATTGAAGTTATTCAAGTATGGATGTTTCCGACTTTAAGTACATGGAAAATTGCAGCTGTATTCCTTTTATTAACGTATTATGTCGTTTCATCTGGTTTTCGAACGGTTGCAGGAATCTGTTTTTTAGGAGTGGTCATTCCGTTAGGTCTGATCGTGTTACTCGTGTATCCATTGGAATTTACTCATTTTTCTAACCTTCTGCCTGTATTTGATGAAAATATTAGGGATTACTTGTCGGCAACTAAAAATATGATGCTTAGTTATCTTGGTTTTGAAACGCTGCTTGTTTTTTATCCATTTATTAAAAACGCTAAACGATCTCAAAAATTTGCCCATCATGCTAATCTATTTACATTTATGATGTACTTGCTAGTCACTTTGTTTTCGTTTGCGTTCTTTAGCCAAGAGCAACTGTCTAGAAATATTTGGGCAACTCTCTCTATGGTGAAGATCGTTCAAGTTTCATTCGTGGAACGATTTGATTTTGTATTCGTTTCAATGTGGTGTCTTGTGATCTTGCCAAACATTACACTCGCGATATGGTGTTCGAGCCGTATAGGGAAACTGATGTTGAATATTAGACAACATATCACGCTCATCATATTGTTAGCAATCACATTGGCTGCTTGTTACTATCTAGACACTCGACTCAAAATTAACATGCTAAATAACTACACGAACAAGATCGGTTTTTATTTAGCTATTAGTTATATTCCACTTCTATTTGTTATGACTTTCATTAAAAAACGTTTTAAGAAAAATAATAAAGAACAGGCATCACCTACTACATGA
- the hutP gene encoding hut operon transcriptional regulator HutP translates to MALSNERLIGKMAMLGVLDESYLPEIEKLGWKFCVGKAGSMDSQKVVAAIETAAKSENVIQSRIYRETHSLYHAIMEAFHGVTRGQVQLGTVLRTVGLRFIVVRGNPYEKKEEGDWIAVALYGTIGAPVKGLEHEAVGLGINHI, encoded by the coding sequence ATGGCATTATCAAATGAACGTTTGATCGGAAAGATGGCCATGTTAGGGGTTTTAGATGAAAGTTATCTGCCTGAAATTGAAAAATTGGGCTGGAAGTTTTGCGTAGGCAAAGCCGGTTCCATGGATTCACAAAAGGTAGTAGCTGCCATTGAGACAGCGGCCAAAAGTGAAAATGTGATTCAAAGCAGAATTTATCGTGAAACACATTCTTTATATCATGCCATCATGGAAGCTTTTCATGGCGTGACAAGAGGACAGGTTCAGCTTGGAACCGTTCTTAGAACTGTAGGTTTACGTTTCATTGTTGTCCGCGGTAATCCGTATGAGAAGAAAGAAGAAGGTGACTGGATAGCAGTCGCTCTCTATGGAACGATCGGTGCTCCTGTAAAAGGGTTGGAGCATGAGGCGGTCGGTCTAGGAATCAATCATATTTAA
- the hutH gene encoding histidine ammonia-lyase has protein sequence MITLTGNTLSMEEIKRILHDNEPVEACPLSMKKVADSRKAVEEIVAAGKVVYGITTGFGKFSDVFISRDDVETLQINLIRSHACGIGDPFPETISRLMLILRANALLKGLSGIRPVVIERLLELVEKSVHPVVPQQGSLGASGDLAPLSHLALVLVGEGEAYYKGERMPGQEVLKRAGIEPVVLTAKEGLALINGTQAMTAQGIAAYIEAERIGLMADAIAALTTESLRGITDAFDEDVHLARGYQEQVDVAKRLREYLEGSQLTTKQGEIRVQDAYSLRCIPQVHGASWQVLGYVKEKLEIEMNAATDNPLIFDGGNKIISGGNFHGQPIAFAMDFLKLAAAEWANISERRIERMVNPQLSDLPGFLSPNPGLESGAMIMQYAAASLVSENKTLAHPASVDSIPSSANQEDHVSMGTIASRHAAQIIANARRVLAVELICAMQAADFRGPEKLAPKTRKVYEQGRIVCPTIQCDRMFHRDMEAVASWILDTSWNDILIGSKIQKLAH, from the coding sequence ATGATTACATTAACAGGTAATACGCTTTCCATGGAAGAGATCAAGCGGATTCTGCATGATAACGAACCCGTAGAAGCTTGCCCGCTTAGCATGAAGAAAGTAGCAGATAGTCGGAAAGCGGTTGAGGAGATCGTAGCTGCAGGTAAAGTCGTATACGGAATCACTACGGGCTTCGGAAAATTCAGCGATGTTTTTATTTCTAGAGACGATGTAGAAACGCTTCAGATCAATCTAATCCGCAGTCATGCGTGCGGCATAGGAGATCCATTTCCAGAGACGATCTCTCGCCTAATGCTTATCTTGCGGGCGAACGCGTTATTAAAAGGTTTATCTGGGATCCGACCAGTAGTGATTGAAAGGCTGCTAGAGTTGGTCGAAAAGAGTGTACACCCTGTTGTTCCGCAGCAAGGATCACTTGGCGCGAGTGGAGATCTTGCGCCGCTTTCTCACTTGGCACTTGTATTAGTTGGCGAGGGAGAGGCGTATTACAAAGGGGAACGTATGCCTGGCCAAGAAGTTCTCAAGAGAGCGGGCATTGAGCCTGTTGTCCTAACCGCTAAAGAAGGGCTTGCCCTGATAAATGGAACGCAAGCCATGACAGCACAAGGAATTGCTGCCTATATAGAAGCGGAACGTATTGGACTCATGGCAGATGCGATTGCAGCGCTTACCACAGAAAGTTTACGAGGTATAACAGATGCGTTTGATGAGGACGTACATCTTGCTCGAGGTTATCAAGAGCAGGTAGATGTTGCAAAGCGTTTAAGAGAATATTTAGAAGGCAGCCAGCTTACAACGAAACAAGGAGAGATCCGGGTTCAGGATGCTTACTCCTTAAGGTGCATCCCTCAAGTTCATGGTGCCTCGTGGCAAGTTCTTGGTTATGTAAAAGAAAAGCTTGAGATCGAAATGAATGCTGCAACGGATAACCCACTGATTTTTGATGGAGGAAACAAAATCATATCAGGTGGAAATTTTCATGGTCAGCCTATCGCTTTTGCTATGGATTTCTTAAAGCTTGCAGCAGCAGAATGGGCAAATATTTCTGAGCGAAGGATCGAACGGATGGTCAATCCTCAATTAAGTGACTTACCAGGTTTCTTAAGTCCGAATCCAGGGCTTGAGTCTGGTGCGATGATCATGCAATATGCAGCAGCATCACTTGTTTCAGAAAACAAAACATTGGCTCATCCTGCAAGTGTTGATTCGATACCTTCATCTGCCAATCAAGAAGATCATGTAAGTATGGGAACGATCGCTTCTAGGCATGCGGCTCAAATAATCGCAAATGCAAGGCGTGTACTTGCTGTTGAGTTAATCTGTGCGATGCAGGCTGCAGATTTCCGCGGACCTGAAAAGCTCGCACCAAAAACAAGAAAAGTATATGAACAAGGAAGAATCGTTTGTCCAACGATACAATGTGACCGCATGTTCCACCGAGATATGGAAGCTGTTGCTTCATGGATTCTTGATACATCGTGGAATGACATCTTAATCGGATCAAAAATTCAAAAGTTAGCACATTAA
- the hutU gene encoding urocanate hydratase — protein sequence MSNVKHSISAARGTKLSAKGWVQEAAIRMLMNNLDGEVAENPDELVVYGGIGKAARNWDSYHKIIETLERLENDETLLVQSGKPVAVFKSHRDAPRVLLANSNLVPAWANWDTFRDLEKRGLMMYGQMTAGSWIYIGTQGILQGTYETFAEAARKHFNGSLKGTITLTAGLGGMGGAQPLAVTMNDGVVIAIDVDETRIQRRLDTRYLDKMTTSLDEALSMAKEYAAKGEPLSIGLLGNAAELLPKMIEMGEIPDLVTDQTSAHDPLHGYLPVGFSMEEGAELRKRHPEQYIEKSKQSMAIHVQAMLEMQKKGSVVFDYGNNIRQVALDEGVTNAFDFPGFVPAFIRPLFCEGKGPFRWVALSGDPEDIRKTDEVILREFSDNEHLCKWIKMAQDKVQFQGLPSRICWLGYGERAKFGKIINEMVASGELSAPIVIGRDHLDCGSVASPNRETEGMLDGSDAVSDWPILNAMINAVNGASWVSVHHGGGVGMGYSLHAGMVVVADGTEEAAHRLERVLTSDPGMGIVRHADAGYDLAIETAKEKGVDLPMIEK from the coding sequence ATGTCAAACGTAAAACATTCTATATCAGCTGCTAGAGGTACAAAATTATCAGCAAAAGGGTGGGTTCAAGAAGCGGCTATCCGAATGCTGATGAACAACTTAGATGGGGAAGTGGCGGAGAATCCCGATGAACTAGTCGTTTATGGTGGTATCGGCAAAGCTGCCCGCAACTGGGATTCTTATCATAAGATCATAGAAACATTAGAGCGTTTAGAGAATGACGAAACTCTTCTTGTGCAATCTGGAAAGCCAGTCGCTGTATTTAAATCACACAGAGATGCTCCACGTGTTTTACTTGCGAACTCCAACCTTGTTCCTGCATGGGCAAATTGGGATACATTCCGTGATCTTGAAAAAAGAGGACTGATGATGTACGGCCAGATGACAGCAGGAAGCTGGATCTATATCGGCACACAAGGCATCCTACAAGGTACTTACGAGACGTTTGCAGAAGCTGCTCGCAAACATTTTAACGGATCACTAAAAGGAACGATTACACTCACAGCAGGTCTTGGAGGTATGGGTGGGGCACAACCTCTAGCAGTAACGATGAATGATGGTGTTGTGATAGCGATCGATGTAGACGAAACAAGAATCCAACGCCGCTTAGACACGAGATACTTAGATAAAATGACAACGAGTTTAGACGAAGCATTAAGCATGGCAAAAGAATACGCGGCAAAAGGTGAGCCACTATCAATCGGTCTTTTAGGAAACGCTGCTGAGCTTTTACCAAAGATGATTGAGATGGGAGAGATTCCGGATCTTGTTACGGATCAGACATCTGCACATGACCCGCTGCATGGGTATTTACCAGTAGGTTTCTCTATGGAAGAAGGAGCAGAACTTCGTAAACGTCATCCTGAGCAATATATCGAAAAATCGAAGCAATCAATGGCGATTCACGTTCAGGCTATGCTTGAGATGCAAAAGAAGGGTTCCGTTGTATTTGATTATGGAAATAACATCAGACAAGTTGCGCTTGATGAAGGAGTTACAAACGCTTTCGATTTCCCTGGGTTCGTTCCAGCGTTTATTCGACCGCTGTTCTGTGAAGGAAAAGGGCCTTTTAGATGGGTAGCGTTATCGGGAGATCCAGAAGATATCAGAAAAACAGATGAAGTGATATTACGAGAGTTTAGTGATAACGAGCACCTCTGCAAATGGATCAAGATGGCTCAAGACAAAGTACAGTTTCAAGGTCTTCCTTCCCGCATCTGTTGGTTAGGGTATGGTGAACGTGCGAAGTTTGGAAAAATTATTAACGAAATGGTAGCTAGCGGCGAATTGTCAGCACCAATCGTCATCGGGCGTGACCACTTGGATTGTGGTTCAGTTGCATCGCCTAATCGTGAAACAGAAGGAATGTTGGATGGCAGTGATGCGGTTTCAGACTGGCCGATTTTAAACGCGATGATCAATGCGGTAAATGGTGCAAGCTGGGTATCTGTGCACCATGGCGGTGGTGTTGGTATGGGTTATTCTCTTCATGCTGGAATGGTCGTTGTAGCAGATGGAACAGAAGAAGCTGCTCATCGTCTTGAGCGTGTACTAACGAGTGA